The Lycium ferocissimum isolate CSIRO_LF1 chromosome 10, AGI_CSIRO_Lferr_CH_V1, whole genome shotgun sequence genome window below encodes:
- the LOC132035054 gene encoding uncharacterized protein LOC132035054, protein METLIMEATTEIRVELQKKHEVYQARLDSFKSRLVTREQTALGGESVSLRMQGTTTAPVPTPRATLPSIIPVMDLMESEEEDDDKSLVWDKGKRVRETYVDPVELAKRLKKTEVKDIHQAILESLVEPHRRSAESSSKPLDEIEEVDRLLNLVGNPPEGIPQEQYYEENFSEEVRKLVINYISLEKRPETPREGALEEGNSNQGAESGPWIMESDPQEESEPQEEAFEPQEAEEEQPEEVEPQDMEQEESEPVDIEVEEDQEPFGMFPEFQEEANDANDESDYYALLIRDLISMHPHLSRCQLPPPWH, encoded by the exons ATGGAGACATTGATTATGGAGGCTACTACAGAGATTCGTGTGGAGTTACAGAAGAAGCACGAGGTATATCAGGCTAGACTAGATAGCTTTAAGTCTAGATTGGTGACTCGAGAGCAGACCGCACTCGGTGGGGAGTCTGTTTCTTTGAGGA TGCAAGGTACAACAACCGCACCAGTTCCAACACCACGTGCAACTTTGCCGAGTATCATTCCGGTGATGGATCTGATGGAGTCTGAGGAGGAGGATGATGATAAGTCCCTTGTGTGGGACAAAGGTAAGAGGGTCCGTGAGACATATGTGGATCCTGTGGAGTTGGCCAAGAGATTGAAGAAGACGGAGGTGAAGGATATTCATCAGGCCATCCTTGAGTCCTTAGTTGAGCCACATCGCCGATCAGCCGAGTCCAGTAGTAAGCCGCTTGATGAG attgaagaggTTGATAGGCTACTGAATCTGGTCGGTAACCCACCGGAAGGGATACCACAGGAACAGTACTATGAGGAGAATTTCTCCGAGGAAGTGAGAAAGTTGGTGATAAACTACATATCACTAGAAAAGAGGCCAGAGACACCTCGAGAAGGAGCCCTAGAAGAGGGAAATAGCAATCAGGGAGCTGAATCCGGCCCATGGATAATGGAGTCAGATCCACAAGAAGAGTCAGAGCCTCAAGAGGAAGCCTTCGAACCACAAGAAGCTGAAGAAGAGCAACCAGAGGAAGTTGAGCCCCAGGATATGGAACAAGAAGAGTCTGAACCTGTGGACATAGAGGTCGAGGAAGACCAAGAGCCTTTTGGGATGTTCCCCGAGTTTCAAGAAGAAGCAAATGATGCGAATGATGAGTCTGACTATTATGCCCTACTAATAAGGGATCTAATTTCTATGCACCCTCACTTGAGTCGGTGCCAGCTACCTCCACCATGGCATTAG